Genomic window (Spirosoma sp. KCTC 42546):
TATTCCGGCCGGACCACTGCCAATAATACAAACATCAAACAAGTGTTTGCTAACTTGTTCGCTTATCATTTTTGTAAAATTCCTGATTCTAAAAAGTTGTGTCTTTCTCTCACTGGCTTAGCTGGATTGCCCGCGTAAACCATCCAGGGCAATAAGTCTTTTGAGGTTATAGTGCCTGCTCCTAGCACACTACCTTCACCACAATGGACTCCTGGTAAAACAATTGCTTTAGCACATATCCAAACATAAGGTTCAAGCATAATCTCCTTTTTGATGTATGTAAATTCGATACTATTATAATTATGAGTAGCGCCACACAGGTATGCGTCTTGTGAAAGAATAGAATGGTGTTTTAGATAAACTCCTCCTGGGTTATATATTTCAACACCTGGTCCTATTGTAACTACATCTTCAGTTTTCAATAGCCAGGGAGCCCAAATTTTACAGGTTGGATAAATGAAGTTCTGCTCACCTAATTTTGCGCCAAATTTACGTAATACCCAAATTCTCCAGGCATGTAGTGGATTAGGTGTCCACTTACAAAATATCGCCCAACTGATATTCCATAATAGCCGACGGACTTTGTCCCGAAAAGAGAACACAGGCCGTATATAAAAATCAGAACTATTAGGATTATGGGTATCAAACATATTTATAAAATTTTATTGGCTAAGTGGACACTTCTATGAGCGTAACGTATTTATATAACGTCTGGCAACAGGGCCAATTGAGAAATTTTCTTCATACGTGACGCGTGCCCTATCTTCCATTACTTTTCTGTCAGATGAAGGTAATTCAAACCATTTTTTTAATAGTTGGTTTGTTCCTTCTAATGTATCATCAGCAACAAAACCACATTTACCAGCTTTAACCTCTCTCCATATATTTACTTGATTGGAAAGTAATACAGGCTTTTTACAGGCTAACGCTTCTGCAACTACAATACCAAAATTTTCCTGATGGCTTGGTAATATAAATGCTTCACATCCGTAAAAGGCTCCCCATTTAGTATTATGAGTTAGCATTCCCGGAAAATAAATTGACTTATCAAGTTTATGCGTATCAAAGGCTAATTGCTGCATTTTTTGCCCATAAGCTGTTTCTAAGCCTGGCCCCGCAATCACTAATTTTGGAAATTTGACACTATTTAAACTTTTGACTAGGTCAGCATATGCATTTATTAGGAGTTCAACCCCTTTTTTTTCATGTATCCGGCTTAGAAAGAGTAAATAATGTTCTTGAGTAAGTTCAGGGCATTTTTTTAAAAATGCTGTGCGCATTGCTTCCGTAAAAGCCGGTGGTTCTAAAATGCCGTAGCCAATATTTACTTCCCGTTTAGGCTTA
Coding sequences:
- a CDS encoding glycosyltransferase, which translates into the protein MRVLHVITTINPLFGGPSHGVRNIVYEVKKLGVQADVLSLDSPDEKFILDDSFCHYAIGPWQGPWWYNSKLIPWLKTNILQYDFVVVHGLWLYHTYAVNKVIKQLKDQQSANDAAIKQVPKVFIIPHGMLDPYFQKAQNRLLKAIRNWVYWKLIESNVVNNADGILFTCETELLLAKETFYPYKPKREVNIGYGILEPPAFTEAMRTAFLKKCPELTQEHYLLFLSRIHEKKGVELLINAYADLVKSLNSVKFPKLVIAGPGLETAYGQKMQQLAFDTHKLDKSIYFPGMLTHNTKWGAFYGCEAFILPSHQENFGIVVAEALACKKPVLLSNQVNIWREVKAGKCGFVADDTLEGTNQLLKKWFELPSSDRKVMEDRARVTYEENFSIGPVARRYINTLRS
- a CDS encoding putative colanic acid biosynthesis acetyltransferase, which gives rise to MFDTHNPNSSDFYIRPVFSFRDKVRRLLWNISWAIFCKWTPNPLHAWRIWVLRKFGAKLGEQNFIYPTCKIWAPWLLKTEDVVTIGPGVEIYNPGGVYLKHHSILSQDAYLCGATHNYNSIEFTYIKKEIMLEPYVWICAKAIVLPGVHCGEGSVLGAGTITSKDLLPWMVYAGNPAKPVRERHNFLESGILQK